One Kineosporia corallincola DNA window includes the following coding sequences:
- a CDS encoding YcnI family copper-binding membrane protein — protein sequence MSQSRIPLALRAGAALLAAAVISVAGAAVAEAHVRVTPDSTSEGGYSRLTFRVPNESDTAGTTSVEVTLPTATPFTSVMTKPVPGWTAEVTEADLPETVEVDGSKITKAPATVTWTADKGTQINPGEYQEFSISVGPLPKMGTTIELPTKQTYSDGQVSDWNEPTVEGQEEPEYPAPAFETTSVAGTDATPVAAADTTADASTSDSAARWLGAGGLAVGVIGLLLAAVAWRRVATLPKTPATAAADSASQGSTV from the coding sequence CGCCGGTGCGGCGGTCGCCGAGGCCCACGTGCGGGTCACGCCCGACAGCACCTCGGAGGGCGGCTACTCGCGCCTGACCTTCCGGGTGCCCAACGAGTCCGACACGGCGGGCACCACCTCGGTCGAGGTCACGCTGCCCACCGCCACCCCCTTCACCTCGGTGATGACGAAGCCGGTGCCGGGCTGGACCGCCGAGGTCACCGAGGCCGACCTGCCCGAGACGGTCGAGGTGGACGGCTCCAAGATCACCAAGGCCCCCGCCACCGTCACCTGGACGGCCGACAAGGGCACCCAGATCAACCCGGGCGAGTACCAGGAGTTCTCGATCTCGGTCGGCCCGCTGCCGAAGATGGGCACGACGATCGAGCTGCCCACCAAGCAGACCTACTCCGACGGCCAGGTGTCCGACTGGAACGAGCCCACGGTCGAGGGCCAGGAGGAGCCGGAGTACCCGGCCCCGGCGTTCGAGACCACCTCGGTCGCCGGCACCGACGCCACGCCGGTCGCCGCCGCGGACACCACCGCCGACGCGTCCACCAGCGACTCCGCAGCCCGCTGGCTGGGTGCCGGCGGTCTGGCCGTGGGTGTGATCGGGCTGCTGCTGGCCGCCGTCGCCTGGCGCCGGGTGGCCACCCTGCCGAAGACGCCGGCGACCGCCGCCGCCGACAGCGCCTCGCAGGGGAGCACGGTGTGA
- a CDS encoding copper resistance CopC family protein gives MIGRTAGRFAAALALMASGLLLGAGPALAHDQLDSTNPEDGSTVKKLPGEIELDFNNVPLALGSVLKVVGPDGDVTDGKPEVVDHVVTQPIKPGPAGDYTVQWRVTSSDGHPISGEFAFTAEAGNQVEATSEASASPDVSAVATGEAETGSATTASAATGDNSDQDESGGTSPVLVITLIVLAVVVLGAVVYLFVLAPKRSNES, from the coding sequence GTGATCGGCCGTACCGCGGGCCGTTTCGCGGCGGCCCTGGCTCTGATGGCGTCCGGGCTGCTGCTCGGCGCGGGCCCGGCGCTGGCACACGACCAGCTCGACTCCACCAACCCGGAAGACGGCTCGACCGTCAAGAAGCTGCCCGGTGAGATCGAGCTGGACTTCAACAACGTGCCGCTGGCCCTCGGGTCGGTGCTCAAGGTGGTCGGGCCCGACGGTGACGTCACCGACGGCAAGCCCGAGGTGGTCGACCACGTGGTCACCCAGCCGATCAAACCCGGCCCGGCGGGCGACTACACGGTGCAGTGGCGGGTGACGTCGTCGGACGGGCACCCGATCTCCGGCGAGTTCGCCTTCACCGCCGAGGCCGGCAACCAGGTCGAGGCCACGTCCGAGGCTTCGGCGAGCCCGGACGTCTCCGCCGTCGCGACCGGTGAGGCCGAGACCGGTTCCGCCACCACGGCTTCGGCGGCCACGGGGGACAACTCGGATCAGGACGAGTCGGGCGGCACCTCGCCGGTGCTGGTGATCACGCTGATCGTGCTCGCCGTGGTGGTGCTCGGCGCGGTGGTGTACCTGTTCGTGCTCGCGCCGAAACGCTCGAACGAGAGCTGA